One Streptomyces formicae genomic window, TGGGACATCGATCCGGTGTTCGTCCTGGAGAAGGAGCTCTTCCCGGACGACGCGTGGTCGCGCGGCATGTTCTGGTCGGAGCTCGCCCACGCGCGCGGCCCCCTCGCCACCCGCCGCTACGTGGTGGCCATGGACGGCGACCGCCTCGTCGGCTACGCGGGGCTCGCCGCCTCCGGAGACCTGGCCGACGTCCAGACCATCGCCGTGGCCCGCGACCACTGGGGCACCGGCCTCGGCGCCCGGCTCCTCACGGACCTGCTGCGCGCCGCGACCGCCTTCGAGTGCGCCGAGGTGATGCTGGAAGTGCGGGTCGACAACACCCGGGCGCAGAAGCTGTACGAGCGCTTCGGCTTCGAGCCCATCGGCTTCCGGCGCGGCTACTACCAGCCAGGCAACGTGGACGCGCTGGTCATGCGCCGCACCGATCCCTCCACCTCCGCAACCGGCGTACAAGGAACCGAGATTCATGGCTGACTCGCGCGACGAACCCCTCGTCCTCGGCATCGAGACCTCCTGCGACGAGACCGGCGTCGGCATCGTCCGCGGCACCACCCTGCTCGCCGACGCCGTCGCCTCCAGCGTCGACGAGCACGCCCGCTTCGGCGGCGTCGTGCCCGAGGTCGCCTCCCGCGCGCACCTGGAGGCGATGGTGCCGACCATCGACCGCGCGCTGAAGGAGGCGGGGGTGAGCGCGAAGGACCTCGACGGCATCTCGGTGACCGCGGGCCCCGGGCTCGCGGGCGCGCTGCTCGTCGGCGTCTCGGCAGCCAAGGCGTACGCGTACGCCCTCGGCAAGCCGCTGTACGGCGTCAACCACCTCGCCTCGCACATCTGCGTGGACCAGCTGGAGCACGGGCCGCTGCCCGAGCCGACCATGGCGCTGCTGGTGTCGGGCGGTCACTCCTCGCTGCTCCTCTCCGCCGACATCACCTCGGACGTACGGCCGCTCGGCGCGACCATCGACGACGCGGCGGGCGAGGCGTTCGACAAGATCGCCCGGGTGCTCAACCTCGGCTTCCCCGGCGGGCCCGTCATCGACCGGTACGCGCGCGAGGGCGACCCGAACGCGATCGCGTTCCCGCGCGGGCTCACCGGGCCCCGCGACCCCGCCTACGACTTCTCCTTCTCCGGCCTGAAGACGTCCGTCGCCCGCTGGATCGAGGCGAAGCGGGCCGCGGGCGAGGACGTGCCGGTGCGGGACGTGTCG contains:
- the rimI gene encoding ribosomal protein S18-alanine N-acetyltransferase; this translates as MRWWDIDPVFVLEKELFPDDAWSRGMFWSELAHARGPLATRRYVVAMDGDRLVGYAGLAASGDLADVQTIAVARDHWGTGLGARLLTDLLRAATAFECAEVMLEVRVDNTRAQKLYERFGFEPIGFRRGYYQPGNVDALVMRRTDPSTSATGVQGTEIHG
- the tsaD gene encoding tRNA (adenosine(37)-N6)-threonylcarbamoyltransferase complex transferase subunit TsaD — translated: MADSRDEPLVLGIETSCDETGVGIVRGTTLLADAVASSVDEHARFGGVVPEVASRAHLEAMVPTIDRALKEAGVSAKDLDGISVTAGPGLAGALLVGVSAAKAYAYALGKPLYGVNHLASHICVDQLEHGPLPEPTMALLVSGGHSSLLLSADITSDVRPLGATIDDAAGEAFDKIARVLNLGFPGGPVIDRYAREGDPNAIAFPRGLTGPRDPAYDFSFSGLKTSVARWIEAKRAAGEDVPVRDVSASFQEAVVDVLTRKAVRACKDEGVDHLMIGGGVAANSRLRALAQERCEKAGIRLRVPRPKLCTDNGAMVAALGAEMVARNRAASDWDLSADSSLPVTEPHVPGHAHTHGHGHDHDHVHEVSKENLYS